The Solirubrobacterales bacterium genome window below encodes:
- a CDS encoding GtrA family protein encodes MSLAPNEVDRERLHQRVGVGMRKPGNWIQLIKFGAVGASGYVVNLIVYELARQQFEIHYLLAAVIAFVFAVTNNFLWNRHWTFKATDGHAGFQAMRFFVVSLFALAFNLAMLQILVAAGLGEFPAQAIAVICATPLNFIGNKLWSFDSRR; translated from the coding sequence ATGAGCTTGGCCCCCAATGAAGTCGATCGCGAGCGCCTGCACCAACGCGTCGGCGTCGGCATGCGTAAACCGGGCAACTGGATCCAGCTGATCAAGTTCGGCGCGGTCGGCGCCAGCGGCTACGTGGTCAACCTGATCGTCTACGAGCTCGCGCGCCAGCAGTTCGAGATCCACTATCTCCTCGCAGCGGTGATCGCGTTCGTCTTCGCCGTCACAAACAACTTCCTCTGGAACCGCCACTGGACCTTCAAGGCAACCGACGGTCACGCTGGATTCCAGGCGATGCGCTTCTTCGTCGTCAGCCTCTTCGCGCTGGCATTCAATCTCGCCATGCTTCAGATCCTTGTGGCCGCCGGCCTCGGCGAGTTCCCTGCTCAGGCAATCGCCGTGATCTGCGCGACGCCGCTGAACTTCATCGGCAACAAGCTCTGGTCATTCGACAGTCGGCGCTAG
- a CDS encoding alkaline phosphatase family protein — MSSARGDRKKLCLVVVDGMRPASLQKAIADGSAPNFGRLIREGYESSECISSFPSLTPVATSTIVTGRGPGEHGVPSMNWYNRDERRYIDYGISFPAARKSGVITVLKDLVYRINQDHLSADTPTFFESLENAGIRCACTTYMIYRGPHEHNFVGSGVAGALAGVTGMSRPGYGPTDLLYGDIFDSLGTECRSSYGVPGKRDQHTACAGIELVLDNKYDFMLLSFPDNDNWSHRFGPDEQPAAIANADAQFQRVIDAAGGYRRFMEDHAVIVVSDHSHSVVHEAVDLFEILEAHEWEVLQPRKGKKPGDADIAVSPAARAAHIYVLDPAHLGGKLPLLVEDLRREAKIEQVFWLDEDEAYCALGEAELHFKPGTRYTDRRGLSWDVEGDLVALDLFVEGDEIHSEEYPDALARVWSALHCPGAGDLIITPELGYEFLDWGGVAHVGGGTHGSLHKADSAAQLIVTGTGESRRDQRAWSIADVNALVLEHFGVDHSGASIGD; from the coding sequence GTGTCCTCAGCTAGAGGCGATCGCAAGAAGCTCTGCCTCGTCGTCGTTGACGGCATGCGCCCGGCTTCGCTGCAGAAGGCGATCGCTGATGGCTCGGCGCCCAACTTCGGGCGGCTGATCCGCGAGGGCTACGAGAGCTCTGAGTGCATCTCGTCCTTTCCGTCGCTGACGCCGGTCGCCACTTCGACGATCGTCACCGGCCGTGGCCCTGGCGAGCACGGCGTCCCGTCGATGAACTGGTACAACCGCGATGAGCGGCGCTACATCGATTACGGAATCAGCTTCCCGGCCGCGCGCAAGAGTGGCGTGATCACGGTGCTGAAAGACCTCGTCTACCGGATCAACCAGGACCACCTCTCTGCCGACACGCCGACCTTCTTCGAGTCGCTCGAAAATGCAGGCATCCGCTGCGCCTGCACGACTTACATGATCTACCGCGGCCCGCACGAACACAACTTCGTCGGCAGCGGCGTCGCCGGTGCGCTGGCTGGCGTCACAGGAATGTCGCGCCCGGGCTACGGCCCGACCGACCTCCTCTACGGCGACATCTTCGACTCTCTGGGCACCGAGTGTCGTTCAAGCTATGGAGTTCCCGGCAAGCGCGACCAACACACCGCATGCGCGGGGATCGAGCTCGTGCTCGACAACAAGTACGACTTCATGCTGCTCTCGTTTCCCGACAACGACAACTGGTCGCATCGCTTCGGACCAGACGAGCAGCCGGCCGCTATCGCCAACGCAGACGCTCAGTTCCAGCGCGTGATCGACGCGGCAGGTGGTTACCGCCGCTTCATGGAGGACCACGCTGTGATCGTCGTCTCCGATCACTCCCACAGCGTCGTGCACGAGGCGGTCGATCTGTTCGAAATCCTCGAGGCCCACGAGTGGGAAGTGCTCCAGCCGCGCAAGGGCAAGAAGCCCGGCGACGCCGACATCGCCGTCAGCCCCGCCGCGCGCGCGGCACACATCTATGTGCTCGATCCCGCGCACCTGGGCGGAAAGCTGCCGCTGCTCGTTGAGGACCTGCGGCGCGAGGCCAAGATCGAGCAAGTCTTCTGGCTAGACGAGGACGAGGCCTACTGCGCGCTCGGCGAAGCCGAACTGCACTTCAAGCCGGGCACCAGGTACACCGACCGCCGGGGCCTGAGTTGGGACGTCGAGGGCGATCTCGTAGCGCTCGATCTGTTCGTCGAAGGTGACGAGATCCACAGCGAGGAATACCCCGACGCGTTGGCGCGAGTGTGGTCGGCGCTGCACTGCCCGGGAGCTGGTGACCTGATCATCACCCCCGAGCTCGGATACGAGTTCCTCGACTGGGGCGGGGTGGCGCACGTCGGAGGCGGCACGCACGGATCGCTGCACAAGGCCGATTCGGCGGCCCAGCTGATTGTCACTGGCACTGGCGAGTCACGCCGCGATCAGCGCGCCTGGTCGATTGCAGATGTGAACGCGCTTGTGCTCGAACACTTCGGCGTGGACCACAGCGGGGCCTCAATCGGCGATTAA
- a CDS encoding TIGR00282 family metallophosphoesterase, which translates to MPKILFIGDVVAEPGRRTLSTLLPKLREEHEPDFVVVNGENAAGGMGITPKTADEIFELGVDVITLGNHTYRHREVYSYLDSGKPIIRCANQHSSNPGKGSVVVEQKQGSLRLGVINLIGQFGLDNDGNPFDVADRLVREMRGDADLILVDFHAELTSEKVTMGWFLDGRVTAVVGTHTHVPTADARVLPEGTAYCTDVGMTGSRAGVIGVVKEAIITKLRTGMPQRFDSASGDEHLMGVLVESGRDGTATKITQLIVPLAPTVE; encoded by the coding sequence ATGCCCAAGATCCTCTTCATCGGTGACGTGGTCGCCGAGCCCGGTCGCCGGACGCTCAGCACGCTTCTACCCAAGCTGCGCGAGGAGCACGAACCCGACTTTGTCGTCGTCAACGGCGAGAACGCGGCGGGCGGAATGGGCATCACGCCGAAGACCGCCGACGAGATCTTCGAGCTCGGCGTTGACGTGATCACGCTCGGCAATCACACGTATCGCCACCGCGAGGTCTACAGCTATCTCGACTCGGGCAAGCCGATCATCCGTTGCGCCAATCAGCACTCGAGCAACCCCGGCAAGGGCTCGGTTGTAGTCGAACAGAAACAGGGCAGCCTGCGGCTTGGTGTGATCAACCTGATTGGGCAGTTCGGCCTTGACAACGATGGCAATCCCTTCGACGTCGCGGACCGCCTCGTGCGAGAGATGCGCGGCGATGCCGACCTGATCCTCGTGGACTTCCACGCCGAGTTGACCAGCGAGAAGGTGACGATGGGCTGGTTTCTCGACGGCCGCGTGACGGCCGTTGTCGGAACGCACACGCACGTGCCGACGGCCGATGCTCGCGTGCTGCCCGAAGGAACTGCTTACTGCACCGACGTGGGAATGACGGGCTCGCGCGCGGGAGTGATCGGCGTGGTCAAGGAAGCGATCATCACCAAGCTGCGCACGGGAATGCCTCAGCGCTTTGACAGCGCAAGCGGCGATGAGCACCTGATGGGCGTGCTCGTGGAGTCGGGCCGTGACGGCACCGCCACGAAGATCACTCAGCTGATCGTGCCGCTAGCGCCGACTGTCGAATGA
- a CDS encoding ABC transporter ATP-binding protein, producing the protein MPVLEGRDLVKRYDERAALDHVSFVVEAGESVAIAGPNGAGKTTLLSMLAGVTTPDSGAVELPGGKLGWVPQKAAVYQKLTVRENLELFARLEKVDDVFGSATRMMDRIELGHRASDRAEDLSGGMRQRLSIGMGLIADPAVLLLDEPSAALDPLQRERLWELLGSLADSGIGIVFSTHSAGEVEGHADRVIILDGGKLLYDGAPNDIGPGAHFELAFINFLRARRAHVNVGGDAE; encoded by the coding sequence ATGCCGGTCCTTGAAGGCCGCGACCTCGTCAAGCGTTACGACGAGCGCGCGGCACTCGATCACGTCTCATTTGTCGTCGAAGCTGGGGAAAGCGTCGCGATTGCTGGTCCCAACGGGGCCGGCAAGACCACTCTTCTCTCAATGCTCGCTGGCGTCACCACGCCCGACTCGGGCGCCGTCGAGCTTCCCGGCGGCAAGCTTGGCTGGGTTCCGCAGAAGGCGGCGGTCTACCAGAAGCTGACCGTGCGCGAGAACCTCGAACTCTTCGCGCGGCTCGAAAAGGTCGACGACGTGTTCGGTTCGGCCACTCGGATGATGGACCGCATCGAGCTCGGCCACCGCGCCTCCGACCGCGCCGAGGATCTCTCGGGCGGAATGCGCCAGCGGCTCTCGATCGGCATGGGCCTGATCGCAGACCCCGCAGTGCTCCTGCTCGACGAACCATCGGCAGCGCTCGACCCGCTCCAGCGCGAGCGCCTCTGGGAACTGCTCGGCTCACTCGCAGATTCAGGAATCGGCATCGTCTTCTCGACGCACTCCGCCGGCGAGGTCGAGGGCCACGCCGACCGCGTGATCATCCTCGACGGCGGCAAGTTGCTCTACGACGGCGCGCCCAACGACATTGGCCCCGGCGCCCACTTCGAGCTGGCCTTCATCAATTTCTTGCGCG